A single genomic interval of Drosophila virilis strain 15010-1051.87 chromosome 2, Dvir_AGI_RSII-ME, whole genome shotgun sequence harbors:
- the Spase22-23 gene encoding signal peptidase complex subunit 3, translating into MHTVLTRGNATVAYSLSVLACLTFCCFISTVFLDYRTDAKINTVRVLVKNVPDYGASREKHDLGFVTFDLETNLTNIFNWNVKQLFLYLTAEYKTTSNQLNQVVLWDKIILRGDNAVLDFKNMNTKYYFWDDGNGLKDNKNITLSLSWNIIPNAGLLPSVQSTGKHVFKFPAEYASSI; encoded by the coding sequence ATGCATACTGTTTTAACCAGAGGAAATGCCACTGTTGCCTATTCCTTAAGCGTATTGGCATGCCTTACTTTCTGCTGCTTTATATCTACAGTGTTTCTGGATTATAGAACCGATGCTAAAATAAATACCGTACGGGTGCTAGTGAAAAATGTCCCCGATTACGGTGCATCAAGAGAGAAGCACGATCTCGGATTCGTGACATTCGATTTGGAGACAAATCTAACGAACATTTTTAACTGGAACGTCAAACAATTGTTTCTCTATCTAACGGCCGAATATAAAACTACATCGAATCAGCTGAATCAGGTTGTGCTCTGGGACAAAATTATTTTGCGTGGCGATAATGCAGTTTtggattttaaaaatatgaacaccAAATACTACTTCTGGGATGATGGCAACGGCCTGAAGGATAACAAAAACATAACGCTATCTTTGTCATGGAACATTATACCAAATGCCGGCCTGCTGCCATCGGTGCAATCAACCGGAAAGCATGTATTCAAATTTCCCGCAGAGTACGCGTCATCCATTTAG
- the LOC6632227 gene encoding mediator of RNA polymerase II transcription subunit 25, with protein MEVDQLTLADVVFVIENSAINGAYLNELKTNYVLPTLEHFTQGSIDEREFLIAERYATLYGIVTYRTASNLLEPVCTTYGPFVQPQKVIETIERLPLVGGGMESHAHMAEGFAAAHGCFDEINEQRHILEQANLQRHCILICNSPPYQMSVNESWKYKGKSCEQLAALFNERKINLSIIAPRKMPVLFKLFMKADGDQPITTKNYAKNIRHLVLLKGYSLKERAPSPNSMAVAGTTAAQHQMGAPQQQVSSVQAMNNNPNGQQSSQVQNMPMDTTPVQQQPGGAPQQQQQVMNMNSIQQQQQAQQSGAGTQTGLMNAQQQQQMLQQQQQQQQQQQQQQQQQQQFVPNQMQNANFQQNVVPGQNRWMYPNQPGQRPAFMQTAGNNMPLQQNQNPNSALISRINAPPNQTVNSLQQQLQQQQQQQRLQMLNQQHFNQLQQQLAQQQQQQQQQQQQQQHPQQQVNANANANMLPNVSSAANVPALQQQAPPQQQQQAQQQQLQQQQQQQQQQQQQQQQQQQQQPQEQSSLREKIWTGVLEWSEKIKNDQQKIPHSLQCTVCTNIKDGEPEIKADNWPPKLLMQLMPKHLVGNIGGQFLKDSKMVVFRPTPGEALDSLAKMMTSGFAGCVHFSALHNAPACDIKVLILLYTADRNAFLGFIPNNQSMFVERLRKVIQQKQSHGNMQQQQQQMPPQQQMQQMLQQQQQGKSPMEIQQQQQQMQQDNSQQQQPHYNQYAQLNMQMGGAPGGNGSGGIPMQPQMQMNMMQQQQQQQQQQRMPLGVPVANPNLQQQLQQQQQQVPQQQQQRMVRPMLGNNNPGLRQLLQHQTTGNQFRPQMGGQPNQMGAGGPMVGNRNFDDGGYEFM; from the coding sequence ATGGAAGTGGATCAGCTGACGTTGGCCGATGTGGTGTTCGTTATAGAAAACAGTGCTATCAATGGAGCCTACCTAAACGAGCTGAAAACAAACTACGTTCTTCCCACCCTGGAGCACTTTACACAAGGCTCCATTGATGAACGCGAATTCCTAATTGCCGAACGATATGCAACGCTCTACGGCATTGTCACATACCGCACCGCCTCGAATCTCCTGGAGCCCGTTTGTACCACTTATGGCCCCTTTGTTCAGCCACAAAAAGTAATCGAGACAATTGAGCGTCTGCCCTTGGTCGGTGGCGGCATGGAGTCGCATGCACACATGGCCGAgggttttgctgctgctcatggATGCTTCGATGAGATCAACGAGCAGCGCCACATACTGGAACAGGCGAATCTGCAGCGCCATTGCATACTGATATGCAACAGTCCACCGTATCAGATGTCCGTAAACGAATCCTGGAAATACAAGGGAAAATCCTGCGAACAGCTGGCGGCACTATTCAATGaacgaaaaattaatttatccATCATTGCGCCGCGCAAAATGCCGGTGCTTTTCAAGCTGTTCATGAAGGCCGACGGCGATCAGCCCATAACGACCAAAAACTATGCCAAGAATATTCGCCATTTGGTGCTGCTTAAGGGCTACAGCCTGAAGGAGCGTGCGCCCAGTCCGAACAGCATGGCCGTGGCGGGCACAACGGCTGCACAGCATCAAATGGGCGCACCCCAACAACAAGTATCATCCGTGCAGGCAATGAACAATAATCCAAATGGCCAGCAGTCTTCTCAGGTTCAAAACATGCCCATGGACACGACTccagtgcagcagcagccaggtGGTgcaccacagcagcagcagcaggtcaTGAACATGAACTCtatacaacagcaacagcaggcacAGCAGTCTGGCGCTGGCACACAAACAGGCCTCATGaatgcacagcaacaacagcaaatgctgcaacagcaacaacagcagcaacaacaacaacagcagcagcagcagcaacaacaacaatttgtgccAAATCAAATGCAGAATGCAAACTTTCAGCAAAATGTTGTGCCCGGCCAGAATCGCTGGATGTATCCAAATCAGCCCGGTCAACGGCCGGCATTCATGCAAACAGCTGGCAACAATATGCCGCTGCAGCAAAACCAGAATCCCAATTCAGCGCTGATTTCACGAATCAATGCGCCGCCCAATCAAACGGTGAACTCgctacagcaacaattgcagcagcagcagcagcaacaaagatTGCAAATGTTAAATCAGCAGCATTTCAatcagctgcaacagcagcttgcacaacaacagcaacaacaacaacaacaacagcagcagcagcagcatccacaGCAACAGGtgaatgccaatgccaatgccaacaTGTTGCCTAATGTCTCCAGTGCTGCTAATGTGCCCGCACTGCAGCAACAGGCTCccccgcaacagcaacagcaggcccagcaacaacaactacagcagcagcaacagcagcagcagcaacaacaacagcagcagcaacagcagcagcagcaacagccacaggaGCAATCATCGCTGCGGGAAAAGATCTGGACCGGGGTGCTCGAATGGTCGGAGAAGATTAAAAACGATCAGCAAAAAATACCTCATTCACTGCAGTGCACGGTCTGCACCAATATCAAGGATGGCGAGCCTGAAATCAAGGCTGACAATTGGCCACCGAAGCTATTGATGCAGCTAATGCCTAAACATCTGGTGGGCAACATTGGCGGTCAGTTTCTCAAAGATTCCAAAATGGTCGTGTTTCGCCCAACGCCCGGCGAGGCGCTCGATTCGCTGGCTAAAATGATGACCTCTGGCTTTGCAGGCTGCGTGCACTTCTCGGCGCTGCATAATGCGCCCGCCTGCGATATTAAGGTACTCATCCTGTTATATACGGCCGATCGCAACGCCTTTCTTGGTTTCATACCCAACAATCAGTCCATGTTTGTGGAACGTTTGCGCAAGGTGATACAACAGAAGCAGTCGCACGgcaacatgcaacagcagcagcagcaaatgccgccacagcaacaaatgcagcaaatgttgcagcagcagcaacagggcAAGTCGCCCATGGAAattcaacaacagcagcaacaaatgcagcaggATAAttcgcagcaacagcagccacattATAATCAATATGCGCAGCTCAACATGCAAATGGGCGGCGCTCCTGGCGGCAATGGATCCGGCGGCATACCGATGCAgccgcaaatgcaaatgaatatgatgcagcagcagcagcaacaacagcagcagcaacgcatGCCACTGGGCGTGCCCGTTGCGAATCCCAatctgcaacagcagctgcagcagcaacagcagcaggtgccgcagcagcaacagcagcgcatGGTGCGTCCCATGCTGGGAAATAACAATCCCGgcctgcggcagctgctgcagcatcaaACGACTGGCAATCAGTTTCGTCCTCAAATGGGCGGCCAGCCGAATCAGATGGGCGCCGGCGGTCCCATGGTGGGCAATCGTAATTTTGATGATGGCGGCTATGAGTTTATGTAA
- the LOC6632228 gene encoding uncharacterized protein, whose translation MSDESDSIGDNEIDPMENQNIIPLLPSYKRQSYVWGFFSPVPDHSDVFRCKVCSETFGNRTPILSRHLQTAHGITEHQEDAVKKGRPNRSFVWNFCTKLDDKRALCHICKKVLYFGGGNTSNITKHLRRMHAEKLEEVAKHMPRNVRWAMEQSVKKERRGSSYVWNYCEKLTKNTVLCKLCNRRMRFHGTANVITHLQRRHDIMDETTPVKIEAPDKVQEAATSSTNENPMLRTCRRTSLSGSLVWRYITRISDDTVRCRVCLKNLSYQGTSNLQRHLHRMHNIAWSGQEPIGLIKVEGYQSDDNSFFSFCETTSDPNVWKCQMCDEHFEHNENLEEIISKHMIKIHSAAMRGEATEEYDDDEEEFAAIYTEVVAEDSNAAAAAVSAGDVSEQAELTSALAEDALYDDLIEIEEDVHHVAEVGEHLIENSFQADALFAQSGENVVSDYSNDSTDAQLVTTTIQADDTPLMRELKEDLLRQQAMYFSEKAGFYRMQKFLVAQQVRKERLEIEKLKAGQEQRYPDS comes from the exons ATGTCCGATGAAAGCGATTCAATTGGTGACAACGAAATCGATCCAATGGAGAACCAAAACATAATACCCCTCTTACCAAGCTACAAGCGTCAGAGCTACGTTTGGGGTTTCTTTAGTCCAGTGCCTGATCATTCGGACGTATTTAGATGTAAGGTGTGCAGCGAAACCTTTGGCAACCGTACACCCATTCTAAGCCGACATTTACAAACAGCGCACGGCATCACGGAG CATCAAGAGGATGCCGTCAAAAAGGGTCGACCCAATCGCAGTTTCGTTTGGAACTTTTGCACCAAGCTGGATGATAAGCGCGCCCTAtgtcatatatgcaaaaaagtGTTGTATTTCGGTGGCGGCAACACCTCTAACATAACAAAACATTTGAGACGCATGCATGCCGAAAAACTGGAGGAGGTG GCAAAGCATATGCCTCGCAATGTGCGTTGGGCCATGGAACAGTCGGTCAAAAAGGAGCGCAGGGGTTCGAGCTATGTGTGGAATTACTGTgaaaaattgaccaaaaacacGGTGCTCTGCAAGTTATGTAATCGACGTATGCGATTCCATGGCACGGCTAATGTTATAACGCACTTGCAACGTCGACATGACATAATGGATGAAACGACGCCGGTGAAGATCGAAGCGCCCGATAAGGTTCAGGAGGCGGCCACATCCAGTACGAATGAGAATCCCATGTTGCGCACCTGCCGCAGGACCAGTCTCAGCGGCAGCCTGGTTTGGAGATACATCACACGCATTTCGGATGATACCGTGCGCTGTCGAGTTTGCCTCAAGAACTTATCATATCAAGGCACTAGCAATCTGCAGCGGCATCTGCATCGTATGCACAACATTGCGTGGAGCGGACAAGAGCCGATTGGATTGATCAAAGTGGAAGGATATCAATCGGATGACAATTCATTTTTCTCCTTCTGCGAAACCACCAGCGATCCCAATGTCTGGAAATGTCAGATGTGTGACGAGCACTTTGAGCACAATGAGAACCTCGAGGAGATCATAAGCAAGCATATGATTAAGATTCACAGCGCTGCAATGCGCGGAGAGGCGACTGAA GAGTACGACGATGATGAAGAGGAGTTTGCCGCCATCTATACCGAAGTTGTTGCTGAAGATAGCAATGCGGCAGCCGCTGCTGTTAGTGCGGGAGATGTTAGCGAGCAAGCGGAACTAACAAGCGCCCTTGCTGAGGATGCGCTTTATGATGACCTAATCGAAATCGAGGAAGATGTGCACCACGTTGCTGAGGTTGGCGaacatttaattgaaaatagcTTTCAAGCAGATGCATTGTTTGCGCAGTCCGGCGAAAATGTTGTTTCGGATTATAGCAATGATAGCACCGACGCTCAGCTAGTGACCACAACCATACAGGCTGATGATACACCGCTAATGCGAGAGCTGAAGGAGGATTTGTTACGTCAGCAGGCAATGTATTTCAGTGAAAAGGCCGGTTTCTATCGTATGCAAAAGTTTCTCGTGGCGCAACAGGTGCGTAAAGAGCGATTGGAAATTGAGAAGCTTAAGGCCGGCCAGGAGCAACGGTATCCAGATAGCTAA
- the LOC6632229 gene encoding uncharacterized protein isoform X2, which translates to MVGRNAKALSHFHRLTEYIVQCKHCDKTLSSKHTSSNLTRHLIRNHKQLARAIFAGDEGKMLAELREELNAPDPEPDVHMEANLGERETKTAVRTIIDNQVRQEQHHHAERNKVIGKNNKLWAHFVRISEFMAKCKHCSKTLSSKHSSSNLMRHIIRRHHNLSKNLSYSQHSLISPKKEIMQAEERRQLDPLEKVDFDDVDSIIEKVTDHMEDEGPFYEYVVDNSDVMVSRHCDEEPSNMAHSMDHQNDTNSLGETTTQLDEKLKAETIYYNEMAELARAKRRLIDLQTKKLLLDMNVVEGN; encoded by the exons ATGGTTGGCCGAAATGCCAAAGCGCTGTCACATTTTCACCGGCTAACCGAATATATTGTGCAATGTAAGCACTGCGACAAGACCCTCTCATCCAAACACACTTCTTCCAATTTGACGCGCCACTTAATCAGGAACCACAAACAGTTGGCGCGAGCAATATTTGCCGGTGACGAGGGTAAAATGCTAGCGGAGCTAAGGGAGGAATTGAATGCACCAGATCCGGAACCAGATGTACACATGGAGGCCAATCTGGGAGAGCGGGAAACAAAAACGGCGGTGCGCACCATCATTGACAACCAGGTGCGCCAGGAGCAACATCATCATGCCGAACGCAATAAAGTGATTGGCAAAAATAATAAGCTGTGGGCGCACTTTGTGCGCATATCCGAGTTTATGGCCAAATGCAAACACTGCAGCAAAACATTATCCTCGAAACACTCGTCGTCCAATTTGATGCGGCACATTATCCGGCGTCATCATAATTTATCCAAAAACCTTAGCTACTCGCAACACAGCCTGATATCACCCAAAAAGGAGATAATGCAAGCTGAGGAGCGTAGGCAGTTGGATCCATTGGAAAAGGTCGACTTTGACGATGTGGATAGCATCATTGAGAAGGTCACGGATCACATGGAAGATGAG GGACCCTTCTACGAATACGTTGTGGACAATTCGGACGTGATGGTATCCCGACATTGTGATGAGGAACCATCGAATATGGCCCATTCGATGGATCACCAAAACGACACAAATTCACTGGGCGAGACAACGACCCAACTGGACGAGAAGCTAAAAGCGGAAACAATATATTACAATGAAATGGCCGAGCTGGCCAGAGCCAAGCGGCGATTAATTGATCTGCAGACCAAGAAGCTTTTACTTGACATGAATGTTGTTGAAGGCAACTAA
- the LOC6632229 gene encoding uncharacterized protein isoform X1: MVGRNAKALSHFHRLTEYIVQCKHCDKTLSSKHTSSNLTRHLIRNHKQLARAIFAGDEGKMLAELREELNAPDPEPDVHMEANLGERETKTAVRTIIDNQVRQEQHHHAERNKVIGKNNKLWAHFVRISEFMAKCKHCSKTLSSKHSSSNLMRHIIRRHHNLSKNLSYSQHSLISPKKEIMQAEERRQLDPLEKVDFDDVDSIIEKVTDHMEDEFTSVSLQGPFYEYVVDNSDVMVSRHCDEEPSNMAHSMDHQNDTNSLGETTTQLDEKLKAETIYYNEMAELARAKRRLIDLQTKKLLLDMNVVEGN, encoded by the exons ATGGTTGGCCGAAATGCCAAAGCGCTGTCACATTTTCACCGGCTAACCGAATATATTGTGCAATGTAAGCACTGCGACAAGACCCTCTCATCCAAACACACTTCTTCCAATTTGACGCGCCACTTAATCAGGAACCACAAACAGTTGGCGCGAGCAATATTTGCCGGTGACGAGGGTAAAATGCTAGCGGAGCTAAGGGAGGAATTGAATGCACCAGATCCGGAACCAGATGTACACATGGAGGCCAATCTGGGAGAGCGGGAAACAAAAACGGCGGTGCGCACCATCATTGACAACCAGGTGCGCCAGGAGCAACATCATCATGCCGAACGCAATAAAGTGATTGGCAAAAATAATAAGCTGTGGGCGCACTTTGTGCGCATATCCGAGTTTATGGCCAAATGCAAACACTGCAGCAAAACATTATCCTCGAAACACTCGTCGTCCAATTTGATGCGGCACATTATCCGGCGTCATCATAATTTATCCAAAAACCTTAGCTACTCGCAACACAGCCTGATATCACCCAAAAAGGAGATAATGCAAGCTGAGGAGCGTAGGCAGTTGGATCCATTGGAAAAGGTCGACTTTGACGATGTGGATAGCATCATTGAGAAGGTCACGGATCACATGGAAGATGAG TTTACATCGGTTTCACTTCAGGGACCCTTCTACGAATACGTTGTGGACAATTCGGACGTGATGGTATCCCGACATTGTGATGAGGAACCATCGAATATGGCCCATTCGATGGATCACCAAAACGACACAAATTCACTGGGCGAGACAACGACCCAACTGGACGAGAAGCTAAAAGCGGAAACAATATATTACAATGAAATGGCCGAGCTGGCCAGAGCCAAGCGGCGATTAATTGATCTGCAGACCAAGAAGCTTTTACTTGACATGAATGTTGTTGAAGGCAACTAA
- the RpS8 gene encoding small ribosomal subunit protein eS8: MGISRDSAHKRRATGGKRKSLRKKRKFELGRPAANTKLGGARVHKVRTRGGNTKLRALRLETGNFAWASEGVARKTRIADVVYNASNNELVRTKTLVKNSIVVIDATPFRQWYESHYVLPLGRKRNPKHVQKEDENDVLTKKRSDKVMKKYLERQKYGKVEQAVEDQFTSGRILACISSRPGQCGRSDGYILEGKELEFYLKKIKSKK, from the exons ATGG GTATTAGCCGTGATAGTGCACACAAGCGTCGCGCCACTGGTGGCAAGCGCAAGTCGCTCCGCAAGAAGCGCAAGTTCGAGTTGGGTCGTCCCGCTGCCAACACCAAG cttGGCGGTGCCCGCGTGCACAAGGTGCGCACCCGTGGTGGCAACACCAAATTGCGCGCCCTGCGACTGGAGACAGGCAATTTCGCCTGGGCTTCAGAGGGTGTTGCGCGCAAAACGCGTATCGCCGATGTTGTCTACAATGCGTCCAACAATGAGCTGGTGCGTACCAAGACGCTGGTGAAGAACAGCATTGTGGTCATCGATGCGACGCCATTCCGTCAATGGTACGAGTCACACTATGTGCTGCCCCTGGGTCGCAAGCGTAATCCCAAGCACGTGCAGAAGGAGGATGAGAACGATGTGCTGACCAAGAAGCGCAGTGACAAGGTCATGAAGAAGTACCTCGAGCGTCAAAAGTACGGCAAAGTGGAGCAGGCTGTGGAGGATCAGTTCACCTCTGGTCGCATCTTGG CTTGCATTTCATCCCGCCCCGGCCAGTGCGGTCGCTCCGATGGCTACATTCTGGAAGGCAAGGAATTGGAATTCTACCTTAAGAAGATCAAGTCTAAGAAATAA